A segment of the Pirellulales bacterium genome:
GAACAATACAAGCCTCTCCGGGGCGGCAGCCCGTCAGCCTTTGGAAACGAATCAAGTCTGCGACAACTTGCCGCAGGAAGGGCAGGGTGCCTTCTACGAGTGTGTCGGCAACCGCCTCGATTGGATCAGTTTCCCTTGCTTCGCTCCGGCCCCGTTTAAGGCCGGGAAGCGCAGCAAGCGATTGATAGACAGATGACGGTACCAACTCTTCGGAAACAGCCCATCGGAACAAGCGGCGCACACATGCAATCGTGTCGTTGATATACCGTCGGGACAGTCCTTGCGTGATGAAGTGCTGTCGCAATGCCTTTAATTTGAGTGGACCGAAATCAATGGCTGGTGTTTCGCCGTACAGATCGCGCAGCGAGCGAACTGCGACCCGCACATGCGGTAGTTGACCAGACGGCTTGCCGTCTTTGATGTAGTATGCCTGCGCGTATTTCCAATACAGGGCAGCGAGCTCAACGACAGTAAGGCCATCGATCGAGACCGGCCGCGATATGGCAACCGCAGGTCGCGCGCAGAATTCGGCGACGACACGCCGATATCGTTCGTGAGATTCGGGCGAGTTGAACTTGCCCAAGTAGACTTGGCGGCCGTCAACGTTAACGTACGCCTGGCCCACGGCCTTGTGACGCCGATAGACCGGGATCTTCGGTGCGGACATGCAAAACCTCCGGGAAATTGTCTGTAGTACTACAGACTTTTTCGTCGTCTTGCGTGCCGCACTGCTGAACGTCAGCAGGTAACAGAAAGTCTTGTTTCGGCTTACTCTTACATCGAAGTCGGGGCGACTGGACACCAATTGAACAATTTTGGGAATCTTGCAAGGAGTGGGCCGCTTCGGCACGTCGGTTGCTTGACGAGGGCGGACCGCCAATGAAATGATTTTGGATCGTTCCTTGCCTACGCACTTGGCGAGCGCCATGATCACGATTTTTCTCGGGTCATGCCCAAGTCGACCAAGGATGCCGTTCCGTGATCGAATCGTTGCACCTGTTCCTCGCCGCCTTGCGGGCGCTCGCCAGCGGTCAGGCAGCGCTGGTGGCCGAAAACCTCGCCTTGCGGCAGCAATTGGCCACCTATCACCGGAAAGCCAGGCGACCGAAGTTGTGGCCGCGTGACCGGGTGTTTTGGGTCTGGCTCTCGCGGATATGGCGTGGCTGGCGGTCGGCACTGATCGTGGTCCAGCCCGCCACGGTCGTCGGCTGGCATCGGCAAGGCTTTCATTTGTACTGGTGTTGGAAGTCCGGGTGCGGCGGCAAGCGTGGTCTCCGCAGGTTGATCGCCATGTGCAAGCACTCATTCGCCGCATGTCGCGGGAGAACCCGCTGTGGGGCGCGCCGCGCATCCAGGCCGAGCTGCGCCTGCTGGGCCACGAACTGGCGGTATCGACCGTCGCGCTTTACATGGATCGGCGCGGCAAGCCGTCGTCGCCCACGCGGAAGGTATTTCTGGCGAATCACACAAAGGATATCGCCGCCGTCGACTTCTTTGTCGTGCCCACCGCCACTTTTCGTATGTTGTATTGCTTTGTCGTGCTGAGCCTCGATCGTCGTCGCGTGCTGCACTTCAACGTAACTGCCAATCCAAGCGCCGCATGGACCGGCCAACAAGTAGTCGAAGCGTTTCCGTTCGACTCGGCGCTGCGATTCCTGCAGCGCGACCGCGGTGGGATCTATGGCGAGGAGTTTCAGCGCCGAATCAAGAACTTGGGCATCGAAGAAATGGTCAGCGCGCCGCGCAGCCCTTGTCAGAATCCCTATGTTGAGCGGCTCATTGGCATGATTCGCCGCGAGCTGCTCGACCCACGTGATCGTGCTCAGCGAAGCGCATCTGAAACACCTAATTGCAGAATATCTCGAATACTACCACGAGTCGCGCACGCACCAGTCGCTCGATAACAATGCGCCTAAGCCACGGCAAATCGAGCCGCCGGAGCGAGGCAAGGTCATCACCGTCCCCCAGT
Coding sequences within it:
- a CDS encoding tyrosine-type recombinase/integrase; the encoded protein is MALAKCVGKERSKIISLAVRPRQATDVPKRPTPCKIPKIVQLVSSRPDFDVRVSRNKTFCYLLTFSSAARKTTKKSVVLQTISRRFCMSAPKIPVYRRHKAVGQAYVNVDGRQVYLGKFNSPESHERYRRVVAEFCARPAVAISRPVSIDGLTVVELAALYWKYAQAYYIKDGKPSGQLPHVRVAVRSLRDLYGETPAIDFGPLKLKALRQHFITQGLSRRYINDTIACVRRLFRWAVSEELVPSSVYQSLAALPGLKRGRSEARETDPIEAVADTLVEGTLPFLRQVVADLIRFQRLTGCRPGEACIVRPGDVDGAGAVWLYTPRRFKTQHHGRSRVIFVGPKAQEILKPYLDRGQEDYCFSPGKASRHYSKDSYNRAIKRACDKGKLPVWHPNQLRHTAGTEARRQFGLEAAQVVLGHSQADVTQIYAERDLSLAVKVMTAIG